Proteins encoded together in one Anopheles darlingi chromosome 3, idAnoDarlMG_H_01, whole genome shotgun sequence window:
- the LOC125958321 gene encoding protein deadpan-like, whose amino-acid sequence MEKKRRARINHYLNDLKGLLLDAMKKDPVRHSKLEKADILDLTVKHLQDIERRRLSVAMAVDPSVPEKFASGYRECIDEISKYFDSLGTVDEGLKGRVRKHLERCLTFPPKLPPEGPGGLGAGLGLGLGGFSAGLGSLPASVDDINNNGGAGLLNRALANNLSLMFPGAGAGSGGVGYPSHPTAGAGGLDLSFNPFPFFSPFQRSAPFPGYTPGTFASETDTSVGGAEALRKRTKPTVLATTPCSPPVSPTRDDRASSSPGFDVSMRTPTGKTMDPVEGTEQQQQQQQHQMERLLAIFPTPPSPEDRQRGDERFGKLGHHCDSSPFTVPSAASQQRRTLLVRPLRMNVDDDDSQEDSQEESESERAARVPVAAKDEKTTDRAGSESEEDDSLVMVVHQQGQPNRDQSGKDHEAGGGGGSGEMWRPW is encoded by the exons ATGGAAAAGAAGCGCCGGGCCCGGATCAACCACTACCTCAACGATCTCAAGGGACTTCTCCTGGATGCCATGAAGAAGGAC CCCGTTCGTCACTCGAAGCTGGAGAAGGCGGACATTCTCGATCTGACCGTGAAGCACCTGCAGGATATCGAGCGGCGCCGGCtgtcggtggcgatggcggtggatCCGTCGGTGCCGGAAAAGTTCGCCAGCGGGTACCGGGAGTGTATCGACGAGATATCGAAGTACTTCGATTCGCTCGGTACGGTGGACGAAGGGTTGAAGGGGCGCGTCCGGAAGCACCTCGAGCGTTGCCTTACCTTTCCACCGAAGCTGCCACCCGAAGGCCCGGGCGGACTGGGTGCTGGTTTGGGCCTTGGTTTGGGTGGCTTCTCGGCAGGACTAGGATCGCTACCGGCATCGGTGGAcgacatcaacaacaatggcgGCGCTGGTCTGCTGAATCGTGCGCTTGCCAACAATCTGTCGCTCATGtttcccggtgctggtgcgggcagtggtggtgttggttacCCGAGCCATCCTAcggctggtgccggtgggtTGGACCTTTCCTTCAATCCGTTCCCGTTCTTCAGCCCCTTCCAGCGCTCGGCACCTTTCCCAGGGTATACACCGGGGACGTTCGCATCCGAAACGGACACCAGCGTAGGGGGTGCGGAGGCGTTGAGAAAGAGGACGAAACCGACTGTGCTCGCCACTACGCCCTGCAGTCCGCCGGTGAGTCCAACGCGCGACGATCGTGCTAGCTCGTCTCCCGGCTTCGACGTCAGTATGCGAACGCCCACCGGGAAGACGATGGATCCCGTGGAGGGaaccgagcaacagcagcaacagcaacaacaccaaatgGAACGACTGTTGGCCATctttccaacaccaccatcacccgaAGACCGGCAGCGTGGCGACGAACGGTTCGGCAAGCTGGGTCACCATTGCGACAGCTCACCGTTCACCGTACCGTcggcagccagccaacagAGGCGTACGCTGCTGGTCCGGCCCTTAAGGAtgaacgtcgacgacgacgactcgcaGGAGGACTCGCAGGAGGAAAGCGAGAGCGAACGGGCGGCCCGGGTACCGGTGGCGGCGAAGGACGAAAAGACGACGGATCGTGCCGGAAGCGAAAGTGAAGAGGATGACagtttggtgatggtggtgcaccagCAAGGTCAACCGAACCGGGACCAAAGCGGAAAGGACCATgaagccggtggtggtggtggttcgggaGAGATGTGGAGACCGTGGTAG